A genomic window from Streptomyces sp. 846.5 includes:
- a CDS encoding Ig-like domain-containing protein — protein MDDTTTSGKGKGGPWARRTVVAGLVATPVALVAGCSSSGSSGKGSGSDSGSTAAAVSKAAITTTPAPGSKTVVFTQPVKVAVSNGTLSSVTLTGADGKQVAGALAADKLSWTSTGKLSSGTGYTLAAVGTDSDQVQTTKNVSFSTGAPAKTFIGYFTPDNGTTVGVGMPVSINFNKAVTDRAAVQKAITVTASPAVEIVGHWFSSTRLDFRPENYWAAGTKVTLTLALKDVEGSSGVYGTQAKSVSFTVGRSQTSVADLSAKTLTVTRDGKVTQTYPITGGSSAHTTWAGKMVISEKFLQTRMNSTTVGLGGEYDISDVPHAQRLTTSGTFIHGNYWASTSVFGSQNTSHGCVAMHDTKGASDSSTPAAKFYNSSITGDVVEVVNSGDKTVDPANGLNGWNMDWATWKAGSAV, from the coding sequence GTGGACGACACGACGACGTCAGGCAAGGGCAAGGGCGGCCCCTGGGCCAGGCGGACGGTCGTGGCGGGGCTGGTGGCGACGCCGGTGGCCCTGGTCGCCGGGTGCAGCTCCTCGGGGAGCTCGGGCAAGGGCAGTGGCAGTGACAGCGGCAGCACGGCCGCCGCGGTCTCCAAGGCCGCCATCACCACCACCCCCGCCCCCGGGTCCAAAACCGTGGTGTTCACCCAGCCGGTGAAGGTCGCGGTCAGCAACGGCACACTCAGCTCGGTCACCCTCACCGGTGCGGACGGCAAGCAGGTGGCCGGCGCACTGGCCGCCGACAAGCTCAGCTGGACCAGCACCGGCAAGCTCAGCTCGGGCACCGGCTACACCCTCGCGGCCGTCGGCACCGACTCCGACCAGGTGCAGACCACCAAGAACGTCTCGTTCAGCACCGGCGCCCCCGCGAAGACCTTCATCGGCTACTTCACCCCCGACAACGGCACCACCGTCGGGGTGGGCATGCCGGTCTCGATCAACTTCAACAAGGCCGTCACCGACCGGGCCGCCGTCCAGAAGGCGATCACCGTCACCGCGTCGCCCGCGGTGGAGATCGTCGGCCACTGGTTCAGCAGCACCAGGCTGGACTTCCGACCGGAGAACTACTGGGCCGCCGGCACCAAGGTCACCCTCACCCTGGCCCTCAAGGACGTCGAGGGCTCCAGCGGCGTCTACGGCACCCAGGCCAAGTCCGTCAGCTTCACCGTCGGCCGCAGCCAGACCAGCGTCGCCGACCTCAGCGCGAAGACGCTGACGGTCACCCGGGACGGCAAGGTCACCCAGACGTACCCCATCACCGGCGGAAGTTCTGCGCACACCACCTGGGCCGGAAAGATGGTCATATCGGAGAAGTTCCTGCAGACCCGGATGAACTCCACCACGGTCGGCCTCGGCGGCGAGTACGATATCTCGGACGTCCCGCACGCCCAGCGGCTGACCACCTCGGGCACCTTCATCCACGGCAACTACTGGGCCAGCACCTCGGTCTTCGGCAGTCAGAACACCAGCCACGGCTGCGTGGCCATGCACGACACCAAGGGGGCGAGCGACTCCAGCACCCCCGCGGCGAAGTTCTACAACAGCTCCATCACCGGCGACGTCGTCGAGGTCGTCAACTCCGGTGACAAGACCGTCGATCCGGCGAACGGGCTGAACGGCTGGAACATGGACTGGGCCACCTGGAAGGCCGGCAGCGCCGTGTGA
- a CDS encoding LPXTG cell wall anchor domain-containing protein, whose protein sequence is MTTRRPLTITAVAAGLGTAAALALGPMASAATTEASRQDLQKAAAQSSSSGSTRQLADTGVDTTPYALGGAGFLVAGVGMIFVSRRFAG, encoded by the coding sequence TTGACCACCCGCCGCCCGCTCACGATCACGGCAGTCGCCGCCGGACTCGGCACCGCCGCCGCACTGGCCCTCGGTCCGATGGCCTCGGCCGCCACCACCGAGGCGAGCCGGCAGGACCTGCAGAAGGCCGCCGCGCAGAGCAGCAGCAGTGGCAGCACCAGGCAGCTGGCCGACACCGGGGTCGACACCACGCCGTACGCGCTGGGCGGGGCGGGCTTCCTGGTCGCCGGGGTCGGCATGATCTTCGTGAGCCGCCGCTTCGCGGGCTGA
- a CDS encoding cystathionine beta-synthase, producing the protein MRYHESIIDLVGNTPLVRLNKVAEGISATVLAKVEYFNPGGSVKDRIAMRMIEAAEKSGALKPGGTIVEPTSGNTGVGLAIVAQQKGYRCIFVCPDKVSTDKINVLRAYGADVVVCPTAVAPEHPDSYYNVSDRLVRETPGAWKPDQYSNPENPASHYHSTGPELWEQTGGRITHFVAGVGTGGTISGTGRYLKDVSDGAVQVIGADPEGSVYSGGTGRPYLVEGVGEDFWPTAYDRTVADEIVPVSDKDSFQMTRRLAKEEGLLVGGSCGMAVVAALRVAERLGPDDVVVVLLPDSGRGYLSKIFNDDWMQDYGFLDEGGPEAVAGDVLARKDGLEHEGIPQFVHIHPNESVGEAVHILREYGVSQMPVVSPGAGHPDVMAGEVIGSVVERDLLDGLFAKRFELGDLIGPHMSPPLPVVGSGESVTRLMGVLEKADAAVVLVDGKPQGIVTRQDLLAFLSAHSGGVH; encoded by the coding sequence GTGCGGTACCACGAGTCGATCATCGATCTGGTCGGCAACACCCCCCTGGTCCGGCTGAACAAGGTCGCTGAGGGCATCAGCGCGACCGTGCTCGCCAAGGTCGAGTACTTCAACCCGGGCGGGTCGGTCAAGGACCGCATCGCGATGCGGATGATCGAGGCGGCGGAGAAGTCGGGCGCGCTCAAGCCCGGCGGCACCATCGTCGAGCCGACCTCGGGGAACACCGGGGTCGGGCTGGCCATCGTGGCGCAGCAGAAGGGCTACCGCTGCATCTTCGTCTGCCCGGACAAGGTCTCCACCGACAAGATCAATGTGCTCCGGGCCTACGGCGCCGACGTGGTGGTCTGCCCGACCGCCGTCGCGCCGGAGCACCCGGACTCCTACTACAACGTCAGCGACCGGCTGGTCCGGGAGACCCCCGGCGCCTGGAAGCCCGACCAGTACTCCAACCCGGAGAACCCGGCCAGCCACTACCACTCCACCGGCCCCGAGCTGTGGGAGCAGACCGGCGGCAGGATCACCCACTTCGTGGCGGGCGTGGGCACCGGCGGGACGATCTCCGGCACCGGCCGCTACCTCAAGGACGTCTCGGACGGTGCGGTGCAGGTGATCGGCGCGGACCCGGAGGGCTCGGTCTACTCCGGCGGCACCGGGCGCCCCTACCTGGTGGAGGGCGTGGGCGAGGACTTCTGGCCGACCGCCTACGACCGCACGGTGGCGGACGAGATCGTCCCGGTCTCCGACAAGGACTCCTTCCAGATGACCCGCCGGCTGGCCAAGGAGGAGGGCCTGCTGGTCGGCGGCTCCTGCGGGATGGCGGTCGTGGCGGCGCTGAGGGTGGCCGAGCGGCTGGGCCCGGACGACGTGGTGGTGGTGCTGCTGCCGGACTCCGGCCGCGGCTACCTCTCCAAGATCTTCAACGACGACTGGATGCAGGACTACGGCTTCCTGGACGAGGGCGGCCCGGAGGCGGTGGCCGGTGACGTCCTCGCCAGGAAGGACGGCCTGGAGCACGAGGGGATTCCCCAGTTCGTGCACATTCACCCGAACGAGTCAGTGGGTGAGGCCGTGCACATTCTGCGTGAGTACGGCGTGTCGCAGATGCCGGTGGTCTCCCCGGGAGCCGGGCACCCGGATGTGATGGCCGGTGAGGTTATCGGCTCGGTGGTCGAGCGCGACCTCCTTGACGGGCTTTTTGCCAAGCGGTTCGAACTCGGGGACCTGATCGGCCCTCATATGTCGCCCCCGCTCCCGGTCGTGGGCTCCGGTGAATCGGTGACCCGGCTGATGGGCGTGCTGGAGAAGGCCGACGCCGCGGTGGTGCTGGTGGACGGGAAGCCCCAGGGCATCGTCACCCGGCAGGACCTGCTGGCATTCCTGAGCGCCCACAGCGGCGGCGTTCACTGA
- a CDS encoding SGNH/GDSL hydrolase family protein, which translates to MSRARVARRIAAAAAYGGGGIGLVGVGFAGVLLTEAKLAEHTLNTLQGEPPQADGVYGRAFASDAEAEPLVLAVLGDSTAAGFGVNRGRDTPGALLAGGIASIAERPVRLSVAAANGATSEDLERQVDLALQAGPDVALIMIGANDVTQRVKLTASVRMLGSAIRRLSAAGAQVVVGTCPDLGTIEPVRPPLRWLARRASRQLAAAQTIAVVEAGARSVSLGDLLGPEFSGRPEMFAADRYHPSAQGYATAAMAMLPSLCASLDLWPGGAAEERPDAFRGEGVLPVAQAAAEAAGRGGTEVAGAAVLGAESGPRGRWALLKHRRRRHLPEQSSAEAAEPTDPTGPADAAGPAPADDARSGNSHAVGADAGST; encoded by the coding sequence ATGTCGAGAGCGAGGGTGGCACGGCGGATCGCCGCCGCTGCGGCCTACGGAGGCGGCGGGATCGGACTGGTCGGGGTCGGCTTCGCCGGGGTCCTGCTGACCGAGGCGAAGCTCGCCGAGCACACGCTCAACACCCTGCAGGGCGAGCCGCCGCAGGCCGACGGCGTCTACGGGCGCGCCTTCGCCAGCGACGCCGAGGCCGAACCGCTGGTCCTCGCGGTGCTCGGCGACTCCACCGCGGCCGGCTTCGGGGTGAACCGCGGCCGGGACACCCCGGGCGCGCTGCTCGCCGGGGGCATCGCCTCCATCGCCGAGCGGCCGGTGCGGCTGTCCGTCGCCGCCGCCAACGGCGCCACCTCGGAGGACCTGGAGCGCCAGGTCGACCTCGCGCTGCAGGCCGGTCCGGACGTGGCGCTGATCATGATCGGCGCCAATGACGTCACCCAGCGGGTCAAGCTGACCGCCTCGGTGCGGATGCTCGGCTCCGCCATCCGCCGGCTGAGCGCGGCCGGGGCCCAGGTCGTCGTCGGCACCTGCCCCGACCTCGGCACCATCGAGCCGGTACGGCCGCCGCTGCGCTGGCTGGCCCGGCGCGCCAGCCGCCAGCTCGCCGCCGCCCAGACCATCGCCGTGGTCGAGGCCGGCGCCCGCAGCGTGTCGCTCGGCGACCTGCTCGGCCCCGAGTTCAGCGGACGTCCGGAGATGTTCGCCGCGGACCGCTACCACCCCTCGGCCCAGGGCTACGCCACCGCGGCGATGGCCATGCTCCCCTCCCTCTGCGCCTCACTGGACCTGTGGCCCGGCGGCGCCGCCGAGGAGCGCCCCGACGCCTTCCGCGGCGAGGGCGTGCTGCCGGTGGCCCAGGCCGCCGCCGAGGCGGCCGGACGCGGCGGCACCGAGGTGGCCGGCGCGGCGGTGCTGGGCGCCGAGTCCGGGCCCCGGGGCCGCTGGGCGCTGCTCAAGCACCGCCGCAGGCGGCACCTGCCGGAGCAGAGCTCGGCCGAGGCGGCAGAGCCGACGGACCCCACAGGCCCTGCAGATGCTGCGGGGCCCGCTCCGGCCGATGACGCAAGGTCAGGTAATTCACACGCCGTCGGCGCTGACGCGGGATCTACCTGA
- a CDS encoding acetyl-CoA C-acetyltransferase, producing MPEAVIVSTARSPIGRAFKGSLKDVRPDDLTATIIQAALAKVPELDPRDIDDLMLGCGLPGGEQGYNLGRVVAVQMGMDHLPGCTITRYCSSSLQTSRMALHAIKAGEGDVFISAGVEMVSRSIKGSSDGLPDTKNPLFADAEARTVATAALTGAPVWEDPRQSGLVPDVYIAMGQTAENLAKLKGISRREQDEFGVRSQNLAEKAIADGFWEREVTPVTTPDGTVVSKDDGPRAGVTLEAVSGLKPVFRPDGSVNAGNCCPLNDGAAALVIMSDSKARGLGLTPLARIVSTGVSGLSPEIMGYGPVEASKQALKRAGMAIGDIDLVEINEAFAAQVIPSYQDLGVDLDRLNVNGGAIAVGHPFGMTGARITGTLINSLQWHDKQFGLETMCVGGGQGMAMVLERLS from the coding sequence ATGCCCGAAGCCGTCATCGTCAGCACCGCCCGCTCGCCGATCGGCCGGGCGTTCAAGGGCTCGCTGAAGGACGTCCGCCCGGACGACCTGACCGCGACGATCATCCAGGCCGCGCTGGCCAAGGTCCCCGAGCTGGACCCGCGCGACATCGACGACCTGATGCTGGGCTGCGGCCTGCCCGGCGGCGAGCAGGGCTACAACCTGGGCCGGGTGGTCGCCGTGCAGATGGGCATGGACCACCTGCCCGGCTGCACCATCACCCGCTACTGCTCCTCCTCGCTGCAGACCAGCCGGATGGCGCTGCACGCGATCAAGGCCGGCGAGGGCGACGTCTTCATCTCGGCCGGCGTCGAGATGGTCTCGCGCAGCATCAAGGGCTCCTCGGACGGCCTGCCGGACACCAAGAACCCGCTGTTCGCCGACGCCGAGGCGCGCACCGTCGCCACCGCCGCCCTCACCGGCGCCCCGGTGTGGGAGGACCCCCGGCAGAGCGGCCTGGTCCCCGACGTCTACATCGCCATGGGCCAGACCGCGGAGAACCTCGCCAAGCTCAAGGGCATCAGCCGCCGGGAGCAGGACGAGTTCGGCGTCCGCTCGCAGAACCTGGCCGAGAAGGCCATCGCGGACGGCTTCTGGGAGCGTGAGGTCACCCCGGTGACCACCCCGGACGGCACCGTGGTCAGCAAGGACGACGGCCCGCGGGCGGGGGTCACCCTGGAGGCGGTCTCCGGCCTCAAGCCGGTGTTCCGCCCGGACGGCTCCGTCAACGCGGGCAACTGCTGCCCGCTGAACGACGGCGCGGCCGCGCTGGTGATCATGTCCGACTCCAAGGCCCGCGGGCTCGGGCTGACCCCGCTGGCCCGGATCGTCTCCACCGGCGTCTCCGGCCTCTCCCCCGAGATCATGGGCTACGGCCCGGTCGAGGCCTCCAAGCAGGCGCTGAAGCGGGCCGGGATGGCCATCGGCGACATCGACCTGGTCGAGATCAACGAGGCCTTCGCCGCCCAGGTCATCCCGTCCTACCAGGACCTGGGCGTCGACCTGGACCGCCTCAACGTCAACGGCGGCGCCATCGCCGTCGGCCACCCCTTCGGCATGACCGGCGCGCGCATCACCGGCACGCTGATCAATTCGCTCCAGTGGCACGACAAGCAGTTCGGCCTGGAGACGATGTGCGTGGGCGGCGGACAGGGCATGGCCATGGTCCTCGAACGGCTCTCATAA
- a CDS encoding DUF4287 domain-containing protein, whose product MSLMYSTETHQNLLSRIPAVTGRPLGDWLKAVDEGPSLLRCEEKIAWLRREYGISYGYAKALVHEYGLRRAAARMSM is encoded by the coding sequence GTGTCCCTCATGTACTCCACGGAAACCCACCAGAACCTGCTCTCCCGCATTCCCGCCGTCACCGGCCGCCCGCTCGGCGACTGGCTCAAGGCGGTCGACGAGGGTCCCAGCCTGCTCCGCTGCGAGGAGAAGATCGCCTGGCTCCGCCGCGAGTACGGCATCTCCTACGGCTACGCCAAGGCCCTCGTGCACGAGTACGGTCTGCGCCGCGCCGCCGCGCGCATGTCAATGTAG